A stretch of the Malus sylvestris chromosome 10, drMalSylv7.2, whole genome shotgun sequence genome encodes the following:
- the LOC126585909 gene encoding cytokinin riboside 5'-monophosphate phosphoribohydrolase LOG5-like, giving the protein MEEKLSRSRFKRVCVFCGSSTGKRNCYKDAAIELAEELVSRRLDLVYGGGSIGLMGLVSQAVYHGGGNVLGIIPRTLMCKEITGETVGEVRPVADMHQRKAEMARHSDCFIALPGGYGTLEELLEVITWAQLGIHDKPVGLLNVDGYYNYLLTFIDKAVDDGFIKPSQRHIIVSAPNAKELVQKLEEYVPVHDGAIAKARWEVEQQQQQQVVVGFNAGAAAAALQTEVAL; this is encoded by the exons ATGGAAGAAAAGCTTTCGAGATCAAGATTCAAGAGGGTTTGTGTGTTTTGTGGCAGCAGTACTGGGAAGAGGAACTGCTACAAAGATGCTGCCATTGAATTAGCTGAAGAGCTG GTTTCAAGGAGGCTTGACCTTGTGTATGGTGGAGGGAGCATCGGGCTGATGGGTCTGGTTTCCCAGGCTGTTTATCATGGTGGAGGGAATGTTCTTGG GATCATACCAAGAACTTTAATGTGTAAAGAG ATTACAGGTGAAACAGTTGGAGAGGTAAGGCCGGTAGCCGACATGCACCAAAGGAAGGCAGAAATGGCCCGCCATTCCGATTGCTTCATTGCCCTACCAG GTGGCTATGGAACTTTGGAGGAGTTGCTAGAAGTGATCACTTGGGCACAGCTTGGAATCCATGACAAACCT GTGGGATTGCTGAATGTTGATGGATACTACAACTACCTCCTCACTTTTATTGACAAAGCCGTGGATGATGGCTTTATCAAGCCTTCCCAGCGCCACATCATAGTCTCTGCCCCCAATGCCAAAGAGCTTGTCCAAAAACTTGAG GAGTATGTGCCAGTGCATGATGGAGCCATAGCCAAAGCAAGGTGGGAGGttgagcagcagcagcagcaacaggtGGTGGTGGGGTTCAATGCAGGTGCAGCTGCTGCTGCTTTGCAGACAGAGGTAGCTTTGTGA